One region of Micromonospora ureilytica genomic DNA includes:
- a CDS encoding mycoredoxin produces the protein MLTMYSTPWCGYCHRLKSQLDREGIGYEVVDIEQDPKAAEFVMSVNGGNQTVPTLRFADGSALTNPSITQVKQHLETLNA, from the coding sequence ATGCTGACGATGTATTCCACCCCCTGGTGCGGCTACTGCCACCGGCTGAAGTCGCAGCTCGACCGGGAGGGCATCGGGTACGAGGTGGTCGACATCGAGCAGGACCCGAAGGCCGCGGAGTTCGTGATGAGCGTCAACGGCGGTAACCAGACGGTGCCGACGCTGCGCTTCGCCGACGGAAGTGCCCTGACGAATCCCTCGATCACCCAGGTCAAGCAGCACCTGGAGACGCTCAACGCCTGA
- a CDS encoding ATP-dependent DNA helicase UvrD2, with translation MVVHSASEQVLAGLDPEQRSAVTAPAGPVCILAGAGTGKTRAITSRIAHRVLSGEISPRHVLAVTFTARAAAEMRSRLTVLGVGGVQARTFHAAALRQVRYFAPRLLSGRAMPELLDSKVRLVTLAAARVGLRTDRAAARDLAGEIEWAKSSLVEPTDYVVSAARALRDTPHEPAKVADVFTAYEQLKRANGVIDFEDMLRAAVWGIEEHSDVGEQVRTQYRHFVVDEYQDVNPLQQRLLDAWLAGRNDLTVVGDASQTIYSFTGATSAYLVDFPRRHRGATVVRLVRDYRSTPQVVGLANAVIAQARGTEARLRLELSGQRPPGPEPDLRIFTDEPAEANAVATRCRSLIDAGTPAKEIAVLFRVNAQSEAYEKALTEAAVPYVVQGAERFFERTEVRQAMVALRAATRSIPGETPLPAAVVEALTAVGWAPDAPPAGGAARERWEALSALVQLSEEYAATPEVVPIGEAASVERPVTLSGFTEELARRAAQQHVPTVDGVTLASLHSAKGLEWDAVFLVGLAEGTLPTTYAKTVEQVEEERRLLYVGITRAREWLWLSYAAARSPGGRARRPSRFLPQLDRSGGTERATGGAGPASRPERRRTQIVSCRICGATLLAGPDRKLGRCPTCPSDIDDELHERLREWRQRVAGAQKVPAYVVFTDATLVALAERRPGRSEELIAIAGIGPRKLGLYGESVLALVAGAGVDDVCPEKTFEISS, from the coding sequence GTGGTGGTTCACTCAGCGTCGGAACAGGTGCTCGCCGGGCTGGACCCGGAGCAACGCTCCGCGGTGACCGCACCCGCCGGCCCGGTCTGCATCCTGGCCGGCGCCGGCACCGGTAAGACCCGGGCGATCACCTCCCGGATCGCCCACCGGGTGCTTTCCGGCGAGATCTCCCCCCGGCACGTGCTCGCGGTCACCTTCACCGCCCGCGCCGCCGCCGAGATGCGGAGCCGGCTCACCGTCCTCGGGGTGGGCGGTGTGCAGGCCCGGACATTTCACGCCGCCGCGCTGCGGCAGGTGCGGTACTTCGCGCCCCGGCTGCTGTCCGGCCGCGCCATGCCCGAGCTGCTGGACAGCAAGGTACGGCTGGTCACCCTCGCCGCCGCCCGGGTCGGCCTACGGACCGACCGGGCCGCCGCGCGGGACCTGGCCGGTGAGATTGAGTGGGCCAAGTCGTCGCTTGTCGAGCCGACGGACTACGTGGTGTCCGCGGCCCGGGCGCTGCGCGACACACCGCACGAACCGGCGAAGGTCGCCGACGTGTTCACCGCGTACGAGCAGCTCAAGCGCGCGAACGGGGTGATCGACTTCGAGGACATGCTGCGGGCCGCGGTGTGGGGGATCGAGGAGCACTCGGACGTCGGCGAGCAGGTCCGCACCCAGTACCGGCACTTCGTGGTCGACGAGTACCAGGACGTCAACCCCCTCCAGCAGCGGTTGCTCGACGCCTGGCTGGCTGGCCGCAACGACCTGACAGTGGTCGGGGACGCCAGCCAGACGATCTACTCGTTCACCGGGGCCACCTCGGCGTACCTGGTCGACTTCCCCCGCCGGCACCGCGGCGCCACAGTGGTCCGGCTGGTCCGCGACTACCGCTCCACCCCGCAGGTGGTCGGGCTGGCCAACGCGGTGATCGCCCAGGCCCGGGGCACCGAGGCGCGGCTGCGGCTGGAGTTGAGCGGGCAACGCCCTCCCGGCCCCGAACCGGACCTGCGGATCTTCACCGACGAGCCGGCCGAGGCGAACGCGGTGGCCACGCGCTGCCGGTCGCTGATCGACGCGGGCACGCCGGCGAAGGAGATCGCCGTGCTGTTCCGCGTCAACGCGCAGTCCGAGGCGTACGAGAAGGCGCTCACCGAGGCCGCGGTGCCGTACGTCGTGCAGGGCGCGGAGCGGTTCTTCGAACGGACCGAGGTGCGCCAGGCGATGGTCGCGCTGCGCGCCGCCACCCGCTCGATCCCGGGGGAGACACCGTTGCCGGCCGCCGTCGTCGAGGCGCTCACCGCGGTCGGCTGGGCCCCGGACGCGCCCCCGGCCGGCGGCGCCGCCCGCGAGCGCTGGGAGGCGCTGTCCGCGCTGGTCCAGCTCTCCGAGGAGTACGCGGCCACCCCCGAGGTCGTGCCGATCGGCGAGGCCGCCTCGGTGGAGCGCCCGGTCACCCTCTCCGGCTTCACCGAGGAGTTGGCGCGCCGGGCCGCCCAGCAGCACGTGCCGACGGTGGACGGCGTGACGCTGGCGTCCCTGCACTCGGCGAAGGGCCTGGAGTGGGACGCGGTCTTCCTGGTCGGCCTCGCCGAGGGCACCCTGCCCACCACGTACGCCAAGACCGTCGAGCAGGTCGAGGAGGAGCGGCGGCTGCTCTACGTCGGGATCACCCGCGCCCGGGAGTGGCTCTGGCTGTCGTACGCCGCCGCACGCTCCCCGGGCGGACGGGCCCGACGGCCGTCGCGGTTCCTTCCCCAGCTGGACCGCTCCGGCGGCACCGAACGGGCCACCGGCGGCGCCGGTCCGGCCAGCCGTCCCGAGCGGCGGCGAACGCAGATCGTCTCCTGCCGGATCTGCGGCGCCACCCTGCTCGCCGGCCCGGACCGCAAGCTCGGCCGCTGTCCGACCTGCCCGTCCGACATAGACGATGAGCTGCACGAACGGCTGCGCGAGTGGCGGCAGCGGGTGGCCGGTGCGCAGAAGGTCCCGGCGTACGTGGTCTTCACCGACGCGACGCTTGTCGCGTTGGCCGAGCGGCGACCCGGCCGGTCGGAGGAGTTGATCGCCATCGCCGGTATCGGCCCTCGCAAGCTGGGCCTCTACGGCGAGTCGGTGCTGGCCCTCGTGGCCGGCGCCGGGGTGGACGATGTCTGCCCGGAGAAAACTTTCGAAATCTCGTCGTAA
- a CDS encoding WhiB family transcriptional regulator: protein MSLALAPLDMSVEMEANLPCRKFDPDLWFSDSPTELELAKSLCGDCPLRVECLAGAVERAEPWGVWGGEIFERGAVVPRKRPRGRPRKEDVARDAELRVEAEARLAASGLSEVRGAVRLAA, encoded by the coding sequence ATGAGTCTGGCGTTGGCCCCCCTCGACATGAGCGTCGAGATGGAGGCGAACCTGCCCTGCCGGAAGTTCGACCCCGACCTGTGGTTCTCCGACTCGCCCACCGAGCTCGAGCTGGCCAAGTCGCTCTGCGGGGACTGCCCGCTGCGCGTCGAATGCCTGGCCGGAGCCGTTGAGCGAGCGGAGCCGTGGGGCGTCTGGGGCGGCGAGATCTTCGAGCGTGGCGCGGTTGTCCCGCGTAAGCGGCCCCGTGGCCGTCCGCGTAAGGAGGACGTCGCCCGTGACGCCGAGCTTCGCGTCGAGGCCGAGGCGCGCCTGGCAGCCAGTGGGCTGTCCGAGGTGCGTGGCGCGGTCCGGCTGGCAGCCTGA